The following coding sequences are from one Mesorhizobium onobrychidis window:
- a CDS encoding BTAD domain-containing putative transcriptional regulator — protein MRVRLLGGFEVVSPQGQTIRFATRKTSLLFAALVLAGRRGVRRDALSEAFWSGRGDAQARNSLRQALVDIRRSFPAGNGAAIHVEGDLDTVTLVAGSDEVDIWVFDQKIQASQIAGLASAADLYGGDVLGSESIPDGLDGWFAPHQSSYRRKALQLVERLSLAPPAVGSTEELACERLAERLLASDPTAEEAHRALIRLYRHRGKANAALRQFLLCREALQRDLGVEPEEATRALIDDQHGAEKRSEEPPIMPPRDHAISAVPLERDQPSVVVLPFENLSGPDDDFLVEGVVEEITATLSRVRDFFVIARQSAYAYKGRFVDLPEIGKELGIQYAVEGTVRRAADRVRVSVKLVDTKTRAQIWSERYDRAATDIFALQDEIAGHVAGAIHPALLNAEIEQARRKQPDNLRAYELVLRAYPNVWSATVEDNRRAISLLEQAITTDPDYGRAHALLAWGHSQNVVYLWASDPATERALALAEAEKASRLTSNDPMALTAIGAALTMCSGDQDRAAAYVEKALALDPNSAWAWARFGWIEIFRDHPKTARECFERALALSPFDLLEHNFRAGIAVTYGLEGDYALAAKLTQRMLDKNPQLTWAYRQLASFSASAGDLPTASDAIAKLRAANPRVSIAVMKTSHPLRHIPRLFDMFVEGWRLAGLPEE, from the coding sequence GTGCGCGTTCGCTTGCTAGGTGGCTTCGAGGTTGTTTCCCCTCAGGGTCAAACGATTCGATTTGCCACGCGCAAGACATCGCTCCTCTTCGCCGCACTGGTTTTGGCAGGTCGCAGAGGCGTTCGGCGGGACGCATTATCTGAAGCCTTTTGGTCCGGTCGCGGCGACGCGCAAGCGCGCAACAGTCTGCGTCAGGCATTGGTCGACATCAGGCGCTCGTTCCCGGCCGGCAATGGTGCGGCGATCCACGTCGAGGGAGATTTGGATACCGTCACCCTAGTGGCCGGTTCTGACGAGGTCGATATATGGGTTTTCGATCAGAAGATTCAGGCGAGCCAGATCGCTGGTCTCGCCTCTGCGGCTGATCTCTACGGAGGCGATGTACTGGGGAGTGAATCGATCCCCGACGGGCTCGACGGGTGGTTTGCGCCGCATCAGAGCAGTTATCGGCGAAAGGCCTTACAGTTGGTAGAGCGATTGAGCCTTGCTCCGCCTGCTGTTGGTTCCACGGAGGAGTTAGCGTGCGAACGGCTCGCGGAAAGGCTGCTGGCTTCGGATCCCACCGCCGAGGAAGCTCATCGCGCACTGATCAGGCTCTATCGGCATCGTGGGAAGGCGAACGCAGCCTTACGGCAATTTCTCCTTTGTAGAGAAGCGCTGCAACGCGACCTTGGCGTGGAGCCCGAGGAGGCAACCCGGGCGCTGATCGACGATCAACACGGGGCAGAGAAGCGGTCGGAAGAGCCGCCAATCATGCCCCCACGGGACCATGCGATCTCGGCGGTACCGCTCGAAAGAGATCAGCCATCGGTGGTCGTCTTGCCGTTCGAGAATCTGAGTGGCCCCGACGATGATTTTCTCGTCGAAGGCGTAGTGGAGGAAATAACCGCGACCCTCTCTCGTGTGCGTGACTTCTTCGTCATCGCGCGTCAGTCGGCCTATGCCTATAAGGGCCGCTTTGTCGACCTGCCGGAGATTGGCAAGGAACTGGGCATCCAATATGCGGTCGAGGGCACGGTGCGCCGGGCAGCGGACCGTGTGCGGGTTTCCGTCAAGCTCGTGGACACCAAGACGCGAGCCCAAATCTGGTCCGAGCGATATGACCGCGCCGCGACCGACATTTTTGCGTTGCAGGACGAGATAGCTGGGCATGTGGCAGGCGCCATCCACCCGGCATTGCTGAATGCCGAGATCGAACAGGCCAGACGAAAGCAGCCCGACAACCTGAGGGCCTATGAACTGGTGCTGAGAGCTTATCCGAACGTCTGGAGTGCGACTGTCGAAGACAACCGACGGGCCATATCGCTCCTTGAGCAAGCCATCACGACCGACCCGGATTACGGACGCGCGCATGCGTTGCTCGCTTGGGGCCACTCGCAAAACGTGGTCTATCTCTGGGCGTCCGATCCAGCGACGGAACGGGCGCTCGCGCTGGCCGAGGCCGAGAAGGCGTCGCGACTGACAAGCAATGACCCGATGGCATTGACGGCGATCGGAGCAGCGCTCACCATGTGTTCGGGCGATCAAGATCGAGCGGCAGCTTATGTCGAAAAGGCGCTTGCTCTCGACCCGAACAGCGCCTGGGCCTGGGCCCGTTTCGGCTGGATCGAGATTTTTCGCGACCATCCCAAGACGGCTAGGGAATGTTTCGAGCGGGCGCTCGCACTCAGCCCGTTCGATTTGCTGGAACACAACTTCAGGGCGGGTATCGCAGTCACCTACGGGCTTGAGGGCGACTATGCCTTGGCGGCCAAGCTCACACAGAGAATGCTGGACAAAAACCCGCAATTGACATGGGCCTATCGCCAGCTCGCTTCGTTCTCGGCGTCGGCTGGAGATCTGCCGACCGCAAGCGATGCAATCGCTAAGCTGCGGGCGGCAAATCCCCGCGTCTCGATCGCGGTCATGAAGACAAGCCACCCGCTGCGCCACATTCCGCGACTGTTCGACATGTTTGTGGAAGGGTGGCGGCTGGCTGGCTTGCCCGAAGAATGA
- a CDS encoding LysR family transcriptional regulator yields MDIEDLRTFVEVADAGGVSAAARRLGVSKSIVSRRLFRLEAELGAQLLARTTRGAALTEAGVTFRDHAARVSAEIDLARETILPAGDLRGRLRIAVPLSFGPTHLAPVLADMARHHPHLHIHTSYSDRFVDLITEGFDCAIRVGYLQDSNLIARRVGPIYGKLVASPDYIKAHGSPETPDELAAHQSLMQGTEAWQLMDGDKIVTVQPQGRFKADNATALAAAAAAGLGIAWLPDCITYDYVVSGALVPIMTRYPPPPAGAYVIRPPGQHPARKIRILTEMLIEHFERNPHLWGLDR; encoded by the coding sequence TTGGACATCGAAGACCTGCGGACATTCGTGGAAGTCGCTGATGCGGGGGGAGTCTCGGCCGCCGCGCGCCGGCTCGGCGTATCCAAGTCAATCGTCAGCCGGCGACTCTTCCGGCTTGAAGCGGAACTTGGCGCCCAGCTCCTTGCACGAACCACCCGCGGCGCCGCTCTCACAGAAGCCGGGGTCACGTTTCGCGACCACGCAGCCAGGGTCAGCGCCGAGATCGACTTGGCCAGGGAAACGATTCTACCAGCCGGTGACCTTCGCGGCCGCCTGCGAATTGCCGTGCCGCTTTCTTTCGGCCCGACTCACCTCGCCCCCGTGCTCGCGGACATGGCGCGACACCACCCGCACCTCCACATCCATACCTCCTACAGCGATCGCTTCGTCGATCTCATCACCGAAGGTTTTGATTGTGCGATCCGGGTTGGCTACCTTCAGGATTCCAACCTGATCGCGAGACGTGTCGGGCCGATCTATGGGAAACTGGTCGCCAGTCCGGACTATATCAAAGCGCATGGGTCGCCTGAGACGCCGGATGAGCTCGCTGCCCATCAGTCCCTCATGCAGGGAACCGAAGCCTGGCAACTCATGGATGGCGACAAGATCGTCACGGTTCAGCCGCAGGGCAGGTTCAAGGCCGACAACGCTACGGCGCTCGCCGCCGCAGCAGCAGCAGGACTCGGCATCGCTTGGCTCCCCGATTGCATCACCTATGACTATGTGGTCTCCGGCGCGCTCGTTCCGATCATGACACGCTATCCGCCACCGCCAGCGGGTGCATATGTCATCCGACCGCCGGGTCAGCATCCGGCACGGAAGATACGGATACTCACCGAAATGCTGATCGAGCATTTCGAACGAAATCCCCACCTCTGGGGTCTCGACCGGTAA
- a CDS encoding DUF2269 family protein: MLYFVLKFLHVIGASVLLGTGAGIAFFMLLAHRTGNTATVAAVARIVVIADFLFTATAVVAQPITGVALAWQAGYALSEGWIVLSIALYIVTGVFWLPVVWMQMEMRNLASEAAKAGTPLPARYSRLFWLWFAFGFPAFAAVLGIFWLMIARPAIEW; encoded by the coding sequence ATGCTCTATTTCGTGCTGAAGTTCCTGCATGTCATAGGTGCCAGCGTGCTGCTTGGCACCGGCGCCGGCATTGCCTTCTTCATGCTTCTCGCCCACAGGACCGGCAACACAGCAACAGTTGCGGCAGTGGCGCGCATCGTGGTGATCGCCGATTTTCTCTTCACGGCAACCGCCGTCGTGGCGCAGCCGATAACCGGCGTCGCGCTCGCCTGGCAGGCGGGTTACGCGCTCTCCGAAGGCTGGATCGTGCTTTCCATCGCACTCTACATCGTCACCGGTGTGTTCTGGCTGCCGGTGGTATGGATGCAGATGGAGATGCGCAATCTGGCGTCCGAAGCCGCCAAAGCAGGGACCCCGCTGCCGGCCCGGTATAGCAGGCTTTTCTGGCTGTGGTTCGCCTTTGGCTTTCCCGCCTTTGCTGCCGTCCTCGGGATTTTCTGGCTGATGATCGCGCGACCGGCGATCGAGTGGTGA
- a CDS encoding SDR family oxidoreductase, which produces MRILVVGATGLIGASVCARLVSEGHEVVGIVRSPRANAARDYQLLVLDMATALRPEDWLPHLAGIDAVVNCSGVLQDSPREKTGQVHRDAASALFRACARAGVTKVIHFSAMGVDRAQPSSFSATKYAGDQALMALDLDWIILRPSVVLGRPVFGASALFRGLASLPVLPSMPDTGRLQVVQLEDVVSTVLFFLNPGSPSRLALELAGPEQLTMDEIVGTFRRWLGWAPVPRLALPGWVARLLYRLGDLAGMLGWRPPMRTNAAREITRGALGDPSDWISLTGIRPQSLAQFLALNPATVQEKWFAGLYVAKPVIFVVLPFFWIMTGIVSLTTGYGNGIGLMQSTGAGILSAPAVIAGALADVVVGALIAWRPTARKGLYAGIALSLFYLIVGTFLRPDLWNEPLGPFLKVLPIIVLHFVALAILEER; this is translated from the coding sequence ATGAGAATTCTCGTTGTTGGCGCCACCGGCCTGATCGGCGCTTCGGTCTGCGCCCGCCTCGTTTCCGAAGGACATGAAGTGGTCGGCATCGTCCGTAGCCCACGGGCAAATGCAGCCCGCGACTACCAATTGCTGGTGCTGGACATGGCGACCGCGCTACGCCCTGAAGATTGGCTGCCGCATCTGGCCGGCATCGATGCCGTCGTGAACTGTTCCGGGGTTCTGCAGGACAGCCCTCGCGAAAAGACCGGACAAGTTCATCGCGATGCGGCGTCGGCTCTTTTTCGCGCCTGCGCGCGCGCCGGCGTTACCAAGGTGATCCACTTCTCGGCAATGGGTGTCGATCGGGCACAGCCGTCGTCGTTCTCGGCGACGAAGTATGCTGGCGATCAGGCCCTCATGGCGCTTGATCTGGACTGGATAATCCTTCGCCCTTCCGTAGTGCTCGGCCGGCCTGTGTTTGGGGCCAGTGCATTGTTTCGCGGTCTGGCCTCGCTGCCGGTCCTGCCGTCAATGCCAGATACCGGCCGGCTACAGGTCGTGCAGCTTGAGGATGTGGTCTCGACGGTGCTCTTCTTTCTCAATCCCGGCAGTCCGTCTCGTCTGGCGCTGGAACTTGCAGGTCCCGAACAGCTGACCATGGACGAGATTGTCGGCACTTTCCGCCGCTGGCTCGGCTGGGCTCCCGTGCCCAGGCTTGCCTTGCCGGGATGGGTTGCGCGGCTTCTCTACCGCCTCGGCGATCTTGCCGGGATGCTCGGCTGGCGGCCTCCGATGCGCACCAACGCCGCCAGGGAGATCACGCGAGGGGCGCTCGGAGATCCATCGGACTGGATTTCCTTGACCGGCATACGGCCACAAAGCTTGGCGCAGTTCCTCGCGCTTAATCCGGCAACGGTGCAGGAAAAATGGTTCGCCGGGCTTTATGTCGCCAAGCCTGTAATCTTCGTCGTCCTGCCGTTCTTCTGGATCATGACGGGGATTGTGTCGCTGACCACTGGCTACGGCAACGGCATCGGCCTTATGCAAAGCACGGGGGCTGGCATATTGTCGGCGCCTGCCGTGATCGCCGGCGCTCTTGCCGACGTCGTCGTCGGCGCACTCATAGCCTGGCGGCCAACGGCGCGAAAAGGCCTCTACGCCGGCATCGCGCTCTCGCTGTTCTATCTGATCGTGGGCACTTTCCTGCGCCCGGACCTGTGGAACGAACCGCTTGGGCCGTTCCTGAAGGTCTTGCCGATCATCGTCCTTCACTTCGTTGCCTTGGCAATCCTGGAGGAGCGCTGA
- a CDS encoding pirin family protein has translation MSWNPAIEPGCPDEVGLDAIETLIVPRSRDLGGFEVRRALPAPKRQMVGPFIFFDQAGPAELLTGQGIDVRPHPHTGLGTVTYLFRGDFHHRDSTGADQIIRPGELNWMVAGRGVTHSERTSAAARSGPNSLFGIQTWLALPESHEDMAPTFEHHGKEALPVIEDRGVSVRLILGNAYGKHAPATMFSETFYADVKLEAGSRLPMPDDHEDRGIYIVEGSISIAGQDYEAPQMMVFRPGDRITVSAGGQGAQLIVLGGATLSGPRYIWWNFVASSRERIEEAKVEWRAENWGKGRFDLPVDDRDEHIPLPD, from the coding sequence ATGAGTTGGAACCCAGCAATCGAACCGGGCTGCCCCGATGAGGTTGGCCTCGACGCGATCGAAACCCTCATCGTTCCGCGTTCCCGCGACCTTGGCGGTTTCGAGGTTCGGCGCGCCCTGCCGGCGCCGAAGCGGCAGATGGTCGGGCCGTTCATCTTCTTCGATCAGGCCGGCCCGGCCGAGTTGCTGACCGGCCAGGGCATCGATGTCCGGCCACACCCGCATACCGGTCTCGGCACCGTTACGTACCTTTTTCGCGGCGACTTCCATCACCGGGACAGCACCGGGGCCGACCAGATCATCCGTCCCGGCGAGTTGAACTGGATGGTCGCCGGGCGTGGCGTTACCCATTCGGAGCGCACGTCCGCAGCGGCCCGAAGCGGTCCGAACAGTCTGTTCGGGATCCAGACCTGGCTGGCTCTGCCCGAAAGCCATGAGGACATGGCGCCCACGTTCGAGCATCACGGCAAGGAGGCGCTGCCGGTGATCGAGGACCGTGGCGTCTCGGTTCGGCTTATCCTTGGGAACGCCTACGGCAAGCACGCCCCCGCGACGATGTTCTCGGAGACATTCTACGCCGATGTGAAGCTCGAAGCAGGAAGCCGGCTGCCAATGCCGGACGATCATGAGGACAGAGGCATCTACATCGTCGAAGGCTCGATATCGATCGCCGGCCAGGATTACGAGGCACCTCAGATGATGGTCTTCCGCCCGGGCGACAGGATCACGGTCTCGGCCGGCGGCCAAGGCGCGCAACTGATAGTCCTCGGCGGCGCAACGCTCAGCGGACCGCGCTATATCTGGTGGAACTTCGTCGCCTCGTCCCGGGAGCGAATCGAAGAGGCCAAGGTCGAATGGCGCGCTGAGAACTGGGGCAAGGGACGCTTCGATCTCCCGGTCGATGACCGGGATGAGCATATTCCTCTTCCGGACTGA
- a CDS encoding N-acetyltransferase, giving the protein MSNRWPHLDYLGWRETCSALHLYLQIAGKYRLAHTPWLNHSWNATFYVTPNGLTSSPIPDGPGIEILFDLRDHMVMGTSGDGRKVSFALGPTTVAAFHASFVRLVSELGGTPTFNGQPNEVPDPVPFNEDHRERPYDRDAVQRFHHASMAVDRVFKTFRTSFLGKCSPVHLFWGALDLAVTRFSGRRAPLHGGGIPALPDDVTQEAYDREVSSAGFWPGGGGIDYPAFYAYAYPTPNGFRGASVRPDAAFWHDGLSEFILPYEAVQSAADGDEALLAFLVSTYEAAADLGGWDRDLLECMQGRPGQVRPPHAELPKKAPSSTDEKVEREDGASKGRYRMVIDGVEAEMTYSRAGEGLIIIDHTEVPAALRGRKVGEQMVRQAVEDARREKVNIIPLCPFAKAQIDRHPEWQDVLRRS; this is encoded by the coding sequence ATGAGCAACAGGTGGCCCCACCTCGACTACCTCGGTTGGCGCGAGACGTGCTCCGCGCTGCATCTTTATTTGCAGATCGCCGGCAAATATCGGCTGGCTCACACCCCGTGGCTCAACCATTCCTGGAACGCGACCTTTTATGTCACGCCTAACGGCCTGACATCCTCGCCGATCCCCGACGGCCCTGGCATCGAAATCCTGTTCGACCTTCGAGACCACATGGTGATGGGCACGAGCGGCGACGGCCGCAAGGTGTCTTTTGCGCTCGGGCCGACCACGGTCGCGGCATTCCACGCCAGTTTCGTCCGGCTGGTTTCCGAACTCGGCGGCACGCCGACCTTCAACGGCCAGCCGAACGAAGTGCCGGACCCCGTACCGTTCAACGAGGATCATCGCGAACGGCCCTATGACCGCGACGCCGTTCAACGCTTCCATCACGCGTCGATGGCGGTCGACAGGGTATTCAAGACGTTCCGGACCTCCTTTCTCGGCAAATGCAGCCCCGTTCACCTGTTCTGGGGCGCTCTCGATCTGGCCGTTACCCGCTTTTCGGGGCGGCGCGCGCCTCTCCATGGCGGCGGCATTCCCGCATTGCCGGACGACGTGACGCAGGAGGCCTACGACCGCGAGGTCTCCTCGGCTGGCTTCTGGCCGGGCGGCGGCGGCATCGATTATCCCGCCTTCTACGCCTACGCCTATCCTACGCCGAACGGCTTTCGAGGGGCATCGGTCCGGCCGGATGCCGCGTTCTGGCATGATGGCCTGTCGGAGTTCATCCTGCCCTACGAGGCGGTGCAGTCGGCGGCCGATGGCGATGAAGCACTTCTGGCGTTTCTCGTCTCGACCTACGAGGCCGCCGCCGATCTCGGAGGATGGGACCGCGATCTGCTGGAGTGTATGCAAGGGCGGCCGGGGCAGGTCCGGCCACCACACGCCGAGCTGCCGAAGAAGGCCCCTTCATCGACCGACGAAAAGGTTGAACGGGAGGATGGCGCATCCAAGGGACGCTACCGGATGGTCATCGATGGCGTCGAAGCCGAGATGACCTATAGCCGGGCCGGCGAAGGGTTGATCATCATCGACCATACAGAAGTCCCAGCAGCCTTGCGGGGCCGCAAGGTCGGCGAGCAAATGGTGCGCCAGGCGGTCGAGGATGCCCGACGCGAAAAGGTCAATATCATTCCGCTTTGTCCGTTCGCAAAAGCGCAGATCGACCGTCATCCAGAATGGCAGGACGTGCTGCGCCGGTCATAG
- a CDS encoding methyltransferase domain-containing protein, giving the protein MSGGLEFDEETSRKVEALYLTPDVVEQRCQVLKALQLREGERILDIGSGPGLLAYDMAASVGPDGRVCGIDISDDMLAMSRKRCANRPWAEFLRAEATKLPYPDDDFDAAVSTQVYEYVADIPAALAELYRVTRPGGRVVALDTDYDSLVIYTGDQPRMERVLSAWDEHFVHGGLPRTLSGQLRDAGFTIRQRDVIPMFNPEYHDNTYARRMLAIMASFVVGRRGVSQEEANAWLAEFSELGKQGKFFFSLNRYLFVADKVAVT; this is encoded by the coding sequence ATGAGCGGCGGGCTGGAATTTGACGAAGAGACCAGCCGAAAGGTCGAAGCGCTCTATTTGACTCCCGACGTGGTCGAACAGCGGTGCCAAGTGCTGAAGGCACTGCAGCTGAGGGAGGGCGAACGGATTCTCGACATCGGTTCTGGCCCCGGACTCCTGGCTTATGACATGGCAGCTTCCGTCGGGCCCGACGGCCGTGTGTGCGGTATCGACATCAGCGACGACATGCTGGCCATGTCCAGAAAACGTTGCGCCAATCGGCCTTGGGCCGAATTCCTGCGGGCGGAGGCAACCAAACTGCCCTATCCGGACGATGATTTCGATGCTGCCGTATCAACTCAGGTCTACGAATATGTTGCCGATATTCCGGCAGCGCTCGCGGAGCTTTACCGGGTAACGCGCCCGGGCGGTCGCGTGGTTGCTCTGGATACGGACTACGATTCGTTGGTAATTTACACGGGCGATCAGCCGCGCATGGAGCGGGTGCTTTCGGCTTGGGACGAACATTTTGTACACGGCGGGCTACCCCGGACCTTGTCGGGGCAGCTCCGCGACGCCGGGTTCACGATTCGACAACGCGATGTGATTCCGATGTTCAATCCCGAGTACCACGACAATACCTACGCCAGACGCATGCTGGCTATCATGGCGTCCTTTGTAGTCGGGCGCAGAGGCGTGTCCCAGGAGGAAGCAAACGCTTGGCTTGCTGAGTTTTCTGAACTTGGCAAGCAGGGAAAGTTCTTCTTCAGCCTCAATCGGTACCTTTTTGTCGCGGACAAGGTTGCGGTTACATGA
- a CDS encoding methyltransferase domain-containing protein, whose product MAQQEQWQLEGSAAELYERYLVPAITALWAADLMDRAAPQSGERILDVACGTGVVARSAAERMGSGQVVGLDINTGMLAVARSHPRGAGPRIDWHEGSALEMPFPDSTFDLVLCQLGLQFFPDRSSALREMFRVLVPDGRLALNVFSAIEHTPAAKALADALDRHLGPGASATKRSEHSLADTDELYRLVAGAGFRQVTIHTTPQNIRFPSSKEYVRLQLAATPQAGLVSGMDAGHRDAVIAAITGDLNSSLAIYSTGGELTFPQEAHVLLARR is encoded by the coding sequence ATGGCCCAGCAGGAGCAGTGGCAGCTGGAAGGCAGCGCCGCGGAACTCTACGAGCGCTACCTGGTCCCGGCAATCACAGCCCTGTGGGCTGCCGACCTGATGGATCGTGCTGCGCCTCAATCTGGTGAGCGGATTCTGGACGTAGCTTGCGGCACCGGCGTGGTGGCACGCTCGGCGGCCGAGCGTATGGGAAGTGGGCAGGTCGTCGGCCTCGACATCAACACCGGCATGCTTGCCGTTGCTCGATCGCACCCGAGAGGCGCTGGACCGCGCATCGACTGGCACGAGGGAAGCGCGCTCGAAATGCCGTTCCCTGACTCCACCTTCGATCTGGTTCTTTGCCAGCTCGGGCTACAGTTTTTTCCGGACCGATCGAGTGCGCTACGTGAGATGTTCCGGGTTCTGGTGCCTGACGGCCGACTGGCCTTAAACGTTTTCAGCGCTATTGAGCACACTCCTGCGGCAAAGGCGCTGGCGGATGCCTTGGATCGGCATCTCGGTCCAGGCGCTTCGGCAACGAAACGGTCCGAGCATTCACTCGCCGATACGGACGAGCTTTACCGATTGGTGGCCGGGGCGGGATTTCGTCAGGTGACCATCCACACGACGCCACAGAACATCCGATTCCCCTCGTCAAAGGAATATGTGCGACTACAGCTGGCAGCGACTCCGCAGGCTGGGCTGGTCAGCGGAATGGATGCCGGACATCGGGACGCAGTCATCGCAGCGATCACGGGTGATCTAAATTCTTCGCTGGCAATCTATTCAACTGGAGGGGAGCTGACGTTCCCCCAAGAGGCTCACGTCTTACTCGCACGCAGATAG
- a CDS encoding SIR2 family NAD-dependent protein deacylase gives MPSALEQLAQSVKERRAILFVGAGVSMSVGLPSWQKLIEHMEDELGLDRDMVDMPEPSYQALAEYYRLKNGGLGPLRSWMDREWSVSREKVKGSAIHKLIVSLDFPIIYTTNYDRNLEVAFEVHDRPFVKVANAKDIAKVNGEVAQIIKYHGDFDDDASLVLAESDYFERLSFESPLDVKFRADALGRTILFIGYSMSDMNIRLLLYRLWETWRRSGYEKNRPKSFVFMPQPSVVQEAVLGRWGIDMLTEEANRPEDALVAFLSKLKDGIDNT, from the coding sequence ATGCCGTCTGCACTCGAGCAACTGGCTCAATCCGTGAAAGAGCGACGAGCGATCTTGTTCGTTGGGGCGGGGGTGTCGATGAGCGTCGGCCTGCCATCCTGGCAGAAGCTCATCGAGCATATGGAGGATGAACTCGGCCTCGACCGCGACATGGTCGACATGCCTGAACCCAGCTACCAGGCTCTTGCCGAATATTACCGGCTGAAGAATGGGGGTCTCGGTCCCTTGCGCAGCTGGATGGATCGCGAATGGAGCGTCTCGCGGGAAAAAGTCAAGGGATCGGCGATCCACAAGCTGATCGTGTCACTCGATTTCCCGATCATCTACACCACCAACTATGATCGGAACCTTGAGGTTGCGTTCGAAGTCCACGACCGCCCGTTCGTAAAAGTGGCCAATGCCAAGGATATCGCCAAGGTGAACGGTGAGGTTGCCCAGATCATCAAATACCACGGCGATTTCGACGACGATGCATCTCTGGTCCTGGCGGAGTCCGACTATTTCGAGCGGCTCTCGTTCGAGTCGCCATTGGACGTGAAGTTTCGCGCCGACGCACTGGGGCGCACCATCCTGTTCATCGGCTACAGCATGTCCGACATGAACATCCGTCTGTTGCTGTATCGGCTTTGGGAAACCTGGCGCCGGTCCGGCTACGAAAAGAACCGTCCGAAATCGTTCGTCTTCATGCCGCAACCGAGCGTCGTCCAGGAAGCGGTCCTCGGACGCTGGGGCATCGACATGCTGACCGAGGAGGCCAATCGGCCGGAGGATGCTCTGGTGGCATTCCTGAGCAAGCTCAAGGACGGGATAGACAACACTTGA
- a CDS encoding NAD(P)/FAD-dependent oxidoreductase: MRSARLDQPVRKRRHSASSATEVDVLIVGGGPAGLAAAVYLGRFRHRVVVVDAGESRAMLIAQSRNCPGFPEGISGPDLLQRLRAQAAEYGATLVQDQASSIEPTVGGFGAETNAGRIVARKVFLATGIVDVVPAIPRLGEAIARGSVRLCPVCDGYEVIDRQVAVIGHEAKALREALFLKQYTQHVTMLACYLPDFSTSTRRVAMEENIAVCDAFKKFVPTDSGYQAVLKDGEMRHFDVIYPAMGCRVRSELALAMGIECCDEGYVVVDKHQRTSVDGCMPSATWLGP; encoded by the coding sequence GTGCGTTCGGCGCGGCTGGATCAACCCGTGCGCAAACGCCGACATTCAGCCTCATCCGCGACTGAAGTGGATGTTCTCATTGTTGGCGGCGGACCTGCGGGGCTGGCGGCCGCTGTCTATCTCGGCAGGTTCCGTCATCGGGTCGTCGTGGTCGACGCGGGTGAATCGCGCGCGATGCTGATTGCGCAAAGCCGTAACTGCCCGGGATTTCCCGAAGGGATCAGCGGCCCCGATCTTCTGCAGCGCCTTCGTGCGCAGGCCGCCGAATACGGAGCGACACTGGTGCAGGATCAGGCGTCATCGATCGAGCCGACCGTAGGCGGGTTTGGCGCCGAGACCAACGCGGGGCGGATTGTCGCCCGCAAGGTATTCCTGGCGACAGGTATCGTCGACGTCGTGCCGGCAATTCCGCGTCTGGGCGAGGCCATCGCCAGAGGCAGCGTACGCCTTTGCCCGGTTTGTGACGGCTACGAGGTCATAGATCGTCAGGTCGCGGTCATCGGCCACGAGGCGAAGGCACTGCGAGAGGCCTTGTTCCTCAAGCAGTATACGCAGCACGTCACAATGCTCGCATGCTATCTCCCCGATTTTTCCACCAGCACACGGCGCGTGGCCATGGAAGAGAACATTGCTGTTTGCGACGCGTTCAAAAAGTTTGTTCCCACCGACAGCGGCTACCAGGCCGTCCTCAAGGACGGCGAGATGCGCCATTTCGACGTCATCTATCCGGCGATGGGATGCCGGGTGCGTTCCGAACTCGCGCTGGCAATGGGCATCGAATGCTGCGACGAGGGCTATGTCGTCGTCGACAAGCATCAGCGGACTTCGGTCGATGGGTGTATGCCATCGGCGACCTGGTTAGGGCCCTGA